A single region of the Branchiostoma lanceolatum isolate klBraLanc5 chromosome 1, klBraLanc5.hap2, whole genome shotgun sequence genome encodes:
- the LOC136425008 gene encoding uncharacterized protein yields the protein MKMKVVEHTYKHALVAAVHWFCTVRPKVDPCKATVKDRDGVFVAGPKQHNHAPDVSAAISAKIAARVKKEATGDLFKAAAIVDDVLLEKLGDAPCPSLRKSVHLARAANRHRKKLRPEEPKNLDFIIDEDMQKPVDDDDEDYVPPTLLRGDVRVRVGGTKRQHLIFAADTQLIHLSKEKTWYMDSTFKLNRAPFTQLHSISAFVKKDDCMKSVPLGFVLMSRREIRDYKKVIKKIIELLLEPPKVTRAMMDYEKAMWSAMSQVLPDVTKTGCMFHWAQCVWRKIQDAGLQTAYPQKAAVHKYLKKIMSLPFLPAEDLEIPAEWERMRAHLHC from the exons ATGAAAATGAAGGTAGTGGAGCACACCTACAAACACGCGCTTGTCGC CGCCGTGCACTGGTTCTGCACTGTGCGTCCCAAAGTCGACCCATGCAAAGCCACAGTGAAGGATCGTGATGGTGTGTTTGTGGCAGGCCCCAAGCAACATAACCACGCGCCCGACGTCAGCGCCGCGATATCTGCCAAAATTGCGGCTCGGGTGAAGAAAGAGGCGACAGGTGACTTATTCAAGGCAGCAGCCATAGTAGACGACGTCCTGCTGGAGAAACTTGGCGATGCGCCCTGTCCGTCGCTGAGAAAGTCGGTCCATTTGGCGAGAGCAGCCAATCGTCATAGAAAGAAGCTGAGACCAGAAGAGCCGAAAAACCTGGACTTTATCATCGACGAGGAT atgcagaaaccagtggatgatgatgatgaggattaCGTGCCACCAACATTACTCAGAGGGGATGTCCGCGTCAGAGTCGGTGGCACTAAACGCCAACATCTGATCTTTGCCGCCGACACTCAACTGATCCACTTGAGCAAGGAAAAGACGTGGTATATGGACAGTACGTTCAAACTGAACCGGGCACCCTTCACGCAACTGCACAGTATCAGCGCATTCGTCAAGAAGGATGATTGTATGAAGAGCGTTCCCCTGGGTTTCGTTCTGATGTCGAGGCGTGAGATAAGGGACTACAAGAAAGTGATTAAGAAAATTATTGAACTGCTACTGGAGCCGCCAAAGGTGACACGCGCCATGATGGACTACGAAAAGGCCATGTGGTCGGCGATGTCGCAAGTGCTGCCTGACGTCACAAAGACCGGCTGCATGTTTCACTGGGCCCAATGCGTATGGAGGAAGATCCAGGACGCTGGGCTGCAGACAGCTTATCCACAGAAAGCTGCAGTCCACAAGTATCTGAAGAAGATAATGTCGCTGCCATTCCTGCCCGCAGAAGATCTAGAGATTCCCGCCGAATGGGAGAGGATGAGGGCACACCTGCACTGCTGA